GCGTGATGGCGGTAGCGGGACGCCGCCAGGAGCTCCACTATCTCGACGCACGCATCGCCCTGGGCAATGGCGACGGCGACGCCGCGCTGGCCTCGTTCAATGCCGCACTCGACGAGGATTTTCGCCTGGAGGTCGCCATCAAGCAGGCCGCCCTGCTGGGCGAAGCCGGTTTTCCCGACCAGGGCCTGGCGCACCTCGCCCACTACGACAAAGGGCCCCGAACGCCACCCAGGCAGCGAATGCTCATGGCGCGCATCCATGCATGGGTGCTGGAACGCCAGGGCTATCTCACCGGCGAGCTGGCACGTATTCGCGCCACGCTTGAGCAGGACAGCATCGCCAAAGCGAAACATCCTGCCACCTGATCGATCGCTTCGGTCGAAGAACTCAGGCCGTAGGCGGGCGGTGCGCGAGGCGGTGCCGCAGCGCCATCCACACGCCATAGCCCATCAGATCGCCCGCCATCGAACTCAGGCGGAAAAGCAGGAAAACCGCCAGTACCGCGTGTAACGGCATGTCCCGGCAATTGATCAGGTTGAACGATGCCTCGGCAACGCCCCAGCCCTGGGGCGCAAAGACGGCGAGGTTGCCGAGCACCGCGGAGATCAGATACACCGCTCCCAGATCACCGGGGCCGCAGGCCCTGGCTGTACCGAGCACGGCAACCGCCTCGCCACACCACTGGAAGATCACCGCCGCGCTGCTCCAGACCAGCACGTAACCGCAACCTGCCAGCAGCACCTGCTGGCGCTGCGGCCGCGCAAGCCGTCCCAGCAGAAGGACGGCGCTTCCGACACCGGCAACCCCCATCGCCAGTGCAGCGCGATGCGCCAGACTGCCCGCCGGCAGCAGCAACGCACCGAAGAGGCAGGCGCACATGCCCGCCGTCGCAACGAGCAGGACCTCGGCAACGAACAGCTTTCGCACATCCTGCAACTGGGCGTTACCCTGGACGGTGAGATCAGCGAAGCGGGCCGCGGTGTGCCAGATACCACCCGGAATAAAACGGGCCGGAATCCGGCGCATATACACCGCCAGGCTATCCACCAGCGGCATTTGCAGCCCGAGTGCACGGTGAAGCCGGAACAGCGACAGCCCGACCACGACGTGGATCAACGCAAATCCCACGCTCGCCAGCACGCCGATCCCGACCGTGGTTGGTGTCAGCAGCGCTCCCAGCGCCACACGATGGCGGTACAAGTACACCGCAATGACGACCAGCGCGGTCAGCAGGAAGAGCCGTTGCGCACGCGCCAGGATCACCGGCCCGTGCTGTTTGATCCGGTCGATCAGGGAATGGTCCATGCGTCAGCCGCGCCATTGCGCGTGCAGGACATAGCCGTCGCCCACATCCGCGCCAAAGGTGGCGCGCTGGAGGACGAAGAATGGCCACAGCATCCAGGGGCGCATGAAGCGGCTCAGGCGAACGACGGTCGCCGATTGTTGAGTGCCGCTGTCGATGCTGCGCTCGACACTGTCGGATGTGGAAGGCGCCGTCCCGCCCTCCAGCCAGTCACCGACAATGCGGCCTATGTTCCCCAGGGGGAAGCCATAGCACTGGATATTGACGCGATCGAAACCGCAGGACTGTGCCAGTTCGCGCAACTGCGCGCGCTCGTAGCGACGCACGTGCCCTACGCGGTGGTCGCCCGGGCCGAACTTGCGCTGATGTGCCGGCACCGTGGCAAGCAGACGGCCGTCCGGCTTCAGCTTTCGTGTCCAGGACGCCAGCGCGCCGCGATCATCCACGATGTGCTCGAGCACCTCGAAAGCTATCAGATAGTCGACCGACGCGTCGGCAATGTCGTCCAGCGAATCGACCACCGTGACGCAGGGATTGTCCGCAAAACGCACGCGCAACGCCGCACGCGTGTCGTCACCCAGGTCATAGAGGATGCCTCTGTGCCCGGCCTGCAGGAAGCGCTGCGTCATTTCGCCGGTGCCTGCGCCGACTTCCAGGAACGTGCCCTGTGGCCATTGGCGGATCACCGGCGCAATGGCGTCGGCGCGCAGGTGAAATTTTGGCGACCTGCCCCACTTTTCCGTTTGCATCAGGCGCGATTTCCACTGAGATACGGCGCCGGGACCGGCTCGGCCTGTGCCGCTGCTGTCTCCTGCAACCCGGTCTGCCAGATCGCACAGGTCCACAGGAGCCACAAACGCTGCCCGTGGTCGACATCCCCTTTGCGGTGCTCTTCGACAAGACGGGTGACGTGCGCCGGATCGAGCAGCCACTGCTCCGCACGGCGACTTTCGCGCAATAACGCATCACCCATCTCACCGCGGAACCAGGTGCCCAACGGCACGGCGAAGCCCTGCTTGCGCCGGCGCCACAACCAGGACGGCGCCAGCGCGCGTACCGATTCCCGCAACAGCGCCTTGCCGCGAAGACCGCGAAAATGGCGGCCCGAATCCTGCGACAAGGCGAGCTCCACCAACCGGTAGTCCAGGAACGGCGAACGCTGTTCCAGCGAGTACGCCATTGACGCCCGGTCGGTTTTCACGAGGATGTCCTGCGGCAGGTATACCAGCGCGTCGCGCATCATCATCTGCAGCAGATCGTCGCCATTGGCCCGCTCCGGCAGCGCGGGGGTGCGGTGGCCGCGTCCGGCGACATCGGGCGCCAGTCGCGCAATTTCCGCGTCACTGAAGATGCGCGGCGCAACATAGCCCGTCTCTCCCTCGTGCCGCGACAGCGCCGCCGAGCGCGCAAAAAGTTTTGCTTTTTTTAGATAACTGGAACTGTGGTGATGTAGCGGTTCCGGCAAGGCGCCCAGCAGCCTCTCCGCTGTTTTCTGCAGGCCAATGGGCAAGCGCGAGTACCAGCGCAACAACAGACGCCCCAGGTAGCGCTGATAACCGGCAAAGAGTTCATCGGCGCCATCCCCTGACAGCGCCACCTTCACGCGCCCGGCGGCCAACGCCGACACGGCCGCCGTGGGCAACAGCGATGCGTCACCGAAGGGCATGCCGATGTGCCCCACGACCAGCCGCGCCATGTGCGCGACTTCCGGCGCGGCGAACACCTGGCTTTCGTGCCGCGTACCCAGGTATTCGGCCATGCGGCGGGCATGCGCGGTTTCGTCGAAACTCGCCTCGGAAAACCCGATGGAAAACGTCCGCAACGGATGATCGCAATGTCGCGCGGCGATCGCACTGACCAGGGATGAATCGATGCCGCCGGAAAGAAATGCGCCGACCTCCACGTCTGCGACCAGGCGGTACTTCACGGCGCTGGTCAGCAGCTCCAGCACGTCGTGCCCGGTAGCGGGTGCCGCGACCAGCGTTGAAAGCGACCAGTACGATGCCTGCTCGACCGCTCTTCCCGGCGACCAGTGCAGAACATGTCCCGGCAGCACTTCCCCGACGTCTTCCTGGACGGTGCGTCCCGGCATGGCAAATCCGTAACGGAGGATGTCGGCCATGCTGTCGCGATCGACACGGCGTTGCCGTGCCGGCAGGAGTTTCTGCAATGCAGGCAGTTCCGAGGCGCACGCAAACTGCGTTGGGCCGGCCTGGAAATAGAGGGGTTTCTTGCCGAGGCGGTCACGCGCCAGCAACAGCGTACGTTCGCAAGTGTCCCAGAGCGCCAGCGCCCACATGCCGTTCAACCGGCGCAAAAACGAAGCCCCCTCGAGAATCAAGCCGGCGAGGACAACCTCGGTGTCGCTTTGGGTGCGGAAGGTCCAGCGCGCCCCGAGCTCTGCGCGAACTTCCTTGTAGTTGTAGACCTCGCCGTTGTAGGTCAGCCACCAGCGGCCGGAGGGATCCGCCATGGGTTGCTGGCCGTCGACCAGGCCGATGATCGCCAGGCGCGCCTGCCCCATGTACCAGGTGTCGCCGTCGTGGAACCCGATTTCGTCCGGTCCGCGGTAAGCCATTGCCGCTATCGCGGAACGCGACCGGACACTGCCGCGCTCGGGAACAGGGGATGGGTCGTAGAGGAAACTGATGCCACACACGATGTTGTCGCCCTTCGTTCAACCGGCGCCCGGGCCACCGACCGGTGCCGTCCAGTCTAGCAGGCTGCCGGGGTGCGGCCTGCGCAGCTATCCCGGTAATTCGGGCGACGGAACAGCAACGCGGCGACCGAAACCGGCTAGGGATCTCGCGCCGCAGCGACCTCACGCATTACACGATCGAACAGACCGGCATAGACCTCCGCCGTCGCCGCCCAGGTCCACCCCCGGTGCCCGACTTCCCGACGCGCCGCCTCTGCGCGCCGCTGGCGCTCGCCCGGTTCCGCCAGTGCCTGCGCCAGCGCCCGGGCCAGCGCATCGGCATCCCCCGCCGGAAACAACCAGGCATGCGTGCCGTCGCGCACGGTGTCGATGACGCCCGGAATTGCCGTGGCAATGATCGCCCGGCCCGCTGCCATGGCCTCCAGCAGCACATTCGGTCGCCCTTCACTGTAACTGGGGAGGACAAAGATATCGCTGGCCGCCAGCCATCGCGGAACCTCGTCGGGAGCGACCGCTCCCTGGAACACTACCTGTTCCGATAGACCCAACGCATTCGCCAGCACCTGCAATCGACCACGCTCAGGCCCTTCACCAACCAGACGGACACGAAGGTCCTGCCGATTCAGCTGCGCCACTGCACGCAACAGGACATCGACGCCTTTGCGCGCAATCAGGCTGCCCACGCAGATCAGCTCGATGTTCGCATCCGCTGGACGCGCTGCAGCCGCTGCCTCGACACTGTCCACGCCATTGAGTGCGACGTGGATCTTGTGACTGATTTCGGGCATGCGTTCGCGCAACGCGACGGCCATGGTTTCCGCCACGCAGACCACGCGCGATGCACGGGTGACGGCCAGACGCAACAGCATCCGGTGGAGCGAAGATCGCGCCGCCAAGGTCACGTCATCGCCACGCAGCGTAACCACGATCGGCTTGCGGTGCGCGAATCGAAGCACGCCCGCCAGTGCGCCACAGATCGCCCAGTTCGCATGAATGAGATCCGCCCGCCGTGCCAGGCGTACCAACGACCAGGCCAGGCTGCCGAGAAAGAACGGCACCAGGGCCAGCAGCGCCGGCATGGCCTTGATGGACGGAATCACACCGCCGGGCGTCTGCGCCAGCAACTGCCACCGGCGCGGTGCATAGCGATACGCGTGCAGTGCTACGCCTGGCGTCGTAGACGGTGCCTGCGTTGCCGCGTCCGCCGGGCAGAGCACGGCCATGTCGAATCGTTCGCGCAGGGCGTCGACCAGTCTTCGCACGAAGATGCCGGACGAGGCGTCAGCGCCCAGGGGATACGAGGTGCTCAATACAAGAACACGCCGCCGCACCTGCGTTGCCTGCACGTCAATCCTGGCCTGGGCGGTAGGTCAGCGACGTGATCTGCTCGGAGATCAGGCCGATGAGAAAGACAATGACCGCCGCGCTGAGCAGCAGCGCGCTCATGTTGGTGAATCGGTGGTACTCGTAGAACGTGTACCCGTAGTAGCCGAGGCCGGTAAACAGGAACAGCATCGATATCGGCATGAACAGCTTGAGCGGCGAGTACAACGTCGCGATCTTGAAAATGATCAGGAGGAAGCGCAGCCCGTCGCGGATCGGCCGGATATGGCTCTTGCCGACACGCCGCGCCACCGGGATAGGCACGTAGGCCACCGGGTAGGCGCTGCGGAAAAACGCCATGGTTATCGTCGTCGGATAGGAAAACCCGTTCGGCAGCAGGTGCAGGAACTCGCGGAATTTATCCGCGCGCACGACACGAAAGCCCGAGGTGAGGTCGTGAATGGTGTGCTCGGTCATCCACGAGGACAGCCGGTTGTAGACGGTATTGGCGATGCCGCGTCCGACTCCCGCCTGCCCGGACCAGTCACGGGCACCCACGACCATGTCAAACCCGTCGTCCAGCCGGGCGAGCAGCCGCTCGATCAGGGCCGGGTCGTGCTGGCCATCGCCATCCATGAAGACCAGGATATCGCCACTTGCCGCGCGGGCGCCGCGCTTGATCGCCGCGCCATTGCCCATCGAATAGGGACTGCTGATGACCTTCACGGCACTCGCCTGGCAGACCTCGCGAGTATCGTCGGTGGACCCGTCGTCGACAACGATGATTTCGTCGTCCGGTCGTGCCTGGCGCAACTTCGGCAGCAAATGGCGAAGTGCGGCCGCCTCATTCTTCGCGGGAAGGACTATGCTGATGGACATGAGGTGGTGGTATCCGGACCAGATGCGATCATACGCGAAGGCCAGCCCCCGCTGCCGTCGACTCCGCCACGCCACGGCGCGGCGGCGGCCGCGCGCGGAGCCTCCGCCGGGTCGAGCTTCAACAGTTTGATTCGAAAGGGTTCTTGCAACTGCGTCACAGATTCGTTCAGCCGGTTTTGAGCCCTGCCGGATTTGGAGTACATTCTCCGTAGTTTCGGGGGTTTACGCGGAATTCCTATGGCCACGATCAACGCTGCATCGCTCGCCGGACTGACAGGCGTCGCACGACGCCTGGTCACCGAAGGGTCGCTGTCGGAAGCCGACGCGCGTCGCGCGACGGAAACCTCGAGCAAGCAGAAGATTCCACTGGGAACCTTCCTGATCGAAAACGGACTGGTCGACAGCCGCACCGTCGCCATTGCCGCTTCCGCCGAGTTCGGCGTTCCGCTGTATGACGCTGGCGCAATCGATTTCGCGCAGCTGCCGACCAAGCTGGTCAGCGAGGAGCTGATCACCAAGCATCGCGCGCTGCCCTTGTTCAAGCGCGGCAACCGGCTGTTCGTCGGCGTTTCCGACCCCACCAACCTGCGCGCCCTCGACGATATCAAGTTCGCCTCCAATCACACGGTGGAGCCGATCCTGCTCGACGAACAGGGCCTCGCACGTGCGATCGACCAGGCGCTGAGCCAGGGCGGGACCGTCGCCGACATGGAGGCCGACGCCGGACTGGAATCGCTGGACATGAATGCCGGCGATGAAGTCGACGATTCCGCCAGCAGCGGTGGTGGCGGTGTCGATGCTTCCGGCACTGACGACACGCCCATCGTCCGTTTCGTCAACAAGGTGCTCGTCGACGCGATCAAGCGCGGCGCCTCGGACATCCATTTCGAACCCTACGAATTCGAGTACCGGGTGCGTCTGCGCATGGACGGCATCCTGCGCAAGGTGGCCTCGCCGCCGGCCAAGCTGAGCCCGCGTATTTCTTCCCGACTGAAAGTCATGTCGGGACTGGATATCGCCGAGCGGCGCGTTCCGCAGGACGGCCGCATCAAGCTCAACCTGTCAAAGGGCAAAGCAATCGACTTCCGCGTCAGCACCTGCCCGACGCTGTTCGGCGAAAAGGTGGTGCTGCGTATTCTCGACGCATCGGCCGCCAAGCTGGGCATCGAAAAGCTCGGTTACGAGGAAGACCAGAAAAAGCTCTTCCTCGACGCTATCGAGAAACCCTACGGCATGGTCCTGGTCACCGGCCCCACGGGCTCGGGCAAGACAGTATCACTGTATACAGCGCTCAATATTCTCAACACCGAAGGACGCAATATCTCCACTGTCGAAGATCCGGTGGAAATCCGCGTCCCCGGCATCAACCAGGTCCAGCAGAACCAGAAGCGCGGCATGACCTTCGCCGCCGCGTTGCGCTCGTTCCTCCGCCAGGATCCGGACGTCATCATGGTGGGCGAGATCCGCGACCTGGAAACCGCCGAGATCGCGGTGAAAGCGGCGCAGACCGGCCACATGGTGCTCTCGACGCTGCACACCAATGATGCCCCGCAGACGATTTCGCGCCTGATGAACATGGGCATTGCGCCCTACAACATCACCTCGTCGGTCACCCTGGTGATCGCCCAGCGTCTGGCGCGGCGCCTGCACGACTGCAAGGCACCGCTGGTTCTGCCCCCCGCGGCACTGCTGGCGGAAGGTTTTACCCAGGAAGAACTTACCGGATTGCAGATCTTTGATGCAGTCGGTTGTTCTGGCTGCAACGATGGGTATAAAGGCCGGGTCGGCGTGTACCAGGTCATGCCGCTGGCCGAGGAGATCACCCGAATCATCCTGGCCGGGGGAAATGCCATGCAGATCGCCGACGCGGCCCGCGCGGCGGGCATCCGGGACTTGCGCGCATCCGCAATGCTCAAGGTGAAGCAGGGCGTCACCAGCCTTGCCGAGATCAACCGCGTCACCAAGGACTAAGCAGCTATGGCTACCGCAACGGCAACCAGCAAGATGACGGCAGCGCAGAAGGGTCGCGCGCGCGCCGAGGTCAGCCAACTGCAGACATTTGTCTGGGTCGGTGTGGACAAGCGTGGCTCGAAGATCAAGGGCGAGTACGCGGCCAAGAACGCCAGCATGGTCAAGGCCGAGCTGCGCCGCCAGGGCATCAATCCGCAGTCGGTCAAGACCAAGCCCAAGGCGCTTTTCGGCTCCAGTGGCCGCACCATCTCGGCGCGCGAAATCGCCGTGTTCAGCCGCCAGATCGCCGTCATGATGACCGCCGGTGTTCCGCTGGTGCAGGGCTTCGACATCATCGCGGGCGGCCAGTCGAACCCGCGCATGAAAAACATGCTGCTGGCCATCAAGACCGATATCGAAGGCGGTTCCACGTTGTATGAAGCACTCGGCAAGTTCCCGGTGCAGTTCGATGAACTCTATTGCAACCTGGTCAAGGCGGGCGAGTCGGCCGGTGTGCTCGACACGGTGCTCGACACCGTCGCCAACTACAAAGAGAACATCGAAGCCCTGAAGGGCAAGATCAAGAAAGCCCTGTTCTATCCGGCACTGGTTATCGCAGTCGCCATTCTCGTGTCGTCGATCCTGCTGATCTTCGTGGTTCCGCAGTTTGAAGCGGTCTTCGCCAATTTCGGCGCGGAACTGCCGGCATTCACGCAGATGATCGTCAACGCGTCGAAATTCATGACGACCTATTGGTGGGCCGCCCTGCTCATAGCAGGCGGCACCGTCGGCGGCCTGATCATGCTGTACAAGCGCTCCAAGCCGTTCTCCCGCTTCATGGCGCGCGCCGTGCTCAAGCTGCCGGTCATCGGACAGATCCTGCACCAGTCCGCGGTGGCCCGCTTCGCCCGCACCCTGGGCGTCACCTTCCGCGCCGGCGTGCCACTGGTCGAAGCACTGGACTCCGTCGCTGGCGCCACCGGCAGTCCGGTCTACAACGAAGCGGTCAAGCGGATCCGCGAGGACGTTGCCATCGGCCACCAGCTGCAGCTGGCGATGCGCCAGGTCAACCTGTTCCCGAACATGGTCGTGCAGATGGTCGCGATCGGCGAGGAATCCGGTGCCCTCGACACAATGCTCTTCAAGGTCGCCGACTTCTACGAACAGGAAGTCAACAACGCCGTCGACGCACTGTCCAGTCTGCTCGAACCGTTCATCATGGTGATCATCGGCACACTCGTCGGCGGCATGGTCGTCGGCATGTACCTGCCGATTTTCAAACTCGCCTCCGTCGTCTGATCGACGTGGGGGATCTGTATCTGGAAGGCTGGCCACTGCTTGCGGTGGCCAGCTTGTTCGGGCTTATCGTCGGCAGCTTCCTCAACGTCGTGATCCTGCGGCTGCCGCCGCGGCTGATGCACGAATGGCGTGCCCAGAGTCGCGAATTCCTGGGGCTGGGCACCGCCCCTGCCGAAGCGCAGCCATCGTCCGAGGCGACCACCACCCCGGATCCGTCGGCAAGCGATAACAGCCCGGCACCGGCGGAAACGCCACCGCCAGACATCGTGTTCGTCTCGTCGCATTGCCCGGTCTGCAAGCACGCGCTGTCGCCGCTGGACAATATCCCCCTGGTCAGCTGGCTGGTGCTGGGCGGGCGATGCCGCTA
This genomic stretch from Tahibacter amnicola harbors:
- the pilB gene encoding type IV-A pilus assembly ATPase PilB, which gives rise to MATINAASLAGLTGVARRLVTEGSLSEADARRATETSSKQKIPLGTFLIENGLVDSRTVAIAASAEFGVPLYDAGAIDFAQLPTKLVSEELITKHRALPLFKRGNRLFVGVSDPTNLRALDDIKFASNHTVEPILLDEQGLARAIDQALSQGGTVADMEADAGLESLDMNAGDEVDDSASSGGGGVDASGTDDTPIVRFVNKVLVDAIKRGASDIHFEPYEFEYRVRLRMDGILRKVASPPAKLSPRISSRLKVMSGLDIAERRVPQDGRIKLNLSKGKAIDFRVSTCPTLFGEKVVLRILDASAAKLGIEKLGYEEDQKKLFLDAIEKPYGMVLVTGPTGSGKTVSLYTALNILNTEGRNISTVEDPVEIRVPGINQVQQNQKRGMTFAAALRSFLRQDPDVIMVGEIRDLETAEIAVKAAQTGHMVLSTLHTNDAPQTISRLMNMGIAPYNITSSVTLVIAQRLARRLHDCKAPLVLPPAALLAEGFTQEELTGLQIFDAVGCSGCNDGYKGRVGVYQVMPLAEEITRIILAGGNAMQIADAARAAGIRDLRASAMLKVKQGVTSLAEINRVTKD
- a CDS encoding type II secretion system F family protein; protein product: MTAAQKGRARAEVSQLQTFVWVGVDKRGSKIKGEYAAKNASMVKAELRRQGINPQSVKTKPKALFGSSGRTISAREIAVFSRQIAVMMTAGVPLVQGFDIIAGGQSNPRMKNMLLAIKTDIEGGSTLYEALGKFPVQFDELYCNLVKAGESAGVLDTVLDTVANYKENIEALKGKIKKALFYPALVIAVAILVSSILLIFVVPQFEAVFANFGAELPAFTQMIVNASKFMTTYWWAALLIAGGTVGGLIMLYKRSKPFSRFMARAVLKLPVIGQILHQSAVARFARTLGVTFRAGVPLVEALDSVAGATGSPVYNEAVKRIREDVAIGHQLQLAMRQVNLFPNMVVQMVAIGEESGALDTMLFKVADFYEQEVNNAVDALSSLLEPFIMVIIGTLVGGMVVGMYLPIFKLASVV
- the asnB gene encoding asparagine synthase (glutamine-hydrolyzing); the encoded protein is MCGISFLYDPSPVPERGSVRSRSAIAAMAYRGPDEIGFHDGDTWYMGQARLAIIGLVDGQQPMADPSGRWWLTYNGEVYNYKEVRAELGARWTFRTQSDTEVVLAGLILEGASFLRRLNGMWALALWDTCERTLLLARDRLGKKPLYFQAGPTQFACASELPALQKLLPARQRRVDRDSMADILRYGFAMPGRTVQEDVGEVLPGHVLHWSPGRAVEQASYWSLSTLVAAPATGHDVLELLTSAVKYRLVADVEVGAFLSGGIDSSLVSAIAARHCDHPLRTFSIGFSEASFDETAHARRMAEYLGTRHESQVFAAPEVAHMARLVVGHIGMPFGDASLLPTAAVSALAAGRVKVALSGDGADELFAGYQRYLGRLLLRWYSRLPIGLQKTAERLLGALPEPLHHHSSSYLKKAKLFARSAALSRHEGETGYVAPRIFSDAEIARLAPDVAGRGHRTPALPERANGDDLLQMMMRDALVYLPQDILVKTDRASMAYSLEQRSPFLDYRLVELALSQDSGRHFRGLRGKALLRESVRALAPSWLWRRRKQGFAVPLGTWFRGEMGDALLRESRRAEQWLLDPAHVTRLVEEHRKGDVDHGQRLWLLWTCAIWQTGLQETAAAQAEPVPAPYLSGNRA
- a CDS encoding glycosyltransferase family 2 protein; protein product: MSISIVLPAKNEAAALRHLLPKLRQARPDDEIIVVDDGSTDDTREVCQASAVKVISSPYSMGNGAAIKRGARAASGDILVFMDGDGQHDPALIERLLARLDDGFDMVVGARDWSGQAGVGRGIANTVYNRLSSWMTEHTIHDLTSGFRVVRADKFREFLHLLPNGFSYPTTITMAFFRSAYPVAYVPIPVARRVGKSHIRPIRDGLRFLLIIFKIATLYSPLKLFMPISMLFLFTGLGYYGYTFYEYHRFTNMSALLLSAAVIVFLIGLISEQITSLTYRPGQD
- a CDS encoding glycosyltransferase: MQATQVRRRVLVLSTSYPLGADASSGIFVRRLVDALRERFDMAVLCPADAATQAPSTTPGVALHAYRYAPRRWQLLAQTPGGVIPSIKAMPALLALVPFFLGSLAWSLVRLARRADLIHANWAICGALAGVLRFAHRKPIVVTLRGDDVTLAARSSLHRMLLRLAVTRASRVVCVAETMAVALRERMPEISHKIHVALNGVDSVEAAAAARPADANIELICVGSLIARKGVDVLLRAVAQLNRQDLRVRLVGEGPERGRLQVLANALGLSEQVVFQGAVAPDEVPRWLAASDIFVLPSYSEGRPNVLLEAMAAGRAIIATAIPGVIDTVRDGTHAWLFPAGDADALARALAQALAEPGERQRRAEAARREVGHRGWTWAATAEVYAGLFDRVMREVAAARDP
- a CDS encoding class I SAM-dependent methyltransferase, giving the protein MQTEKWGRSPKFHLRADAIAPVIRQWPQGTFLEVGAGTGEMTQRFLQAGHRGILYDLGDDTRAALRVRFADNPCVTVVDSLDDIADASVDYLIAFEVLEHIVDDRGALASWTRKLKPDGRLLATVPAHQRKFGPGDHRVGHVRRYERAQLRELAQSCGFDRVNIQCYGFPLGNIGRIVGDWLEGGTAPSTSDSVERSIDSGTQQSATVVRLSRFMRPWMLWPFFVLQRATFGADVGDGYVLHAQWRG